A window of Globicephala melas chromosome 2, mGloMel1.2, whole genome shotgun sequence genomic DNA:
ATCCATTTCATACATATACGATGATGCTATTGCAAGTGTAGTCCCATCATTACTGAAGGCGAGTGACGCAATGCTGGTGGGGTACCGATGGAACTGGCACAGCCGCTTTTTGTTAAATGGATCCCAAATATTTACAAATCCATCAGAACCACCTGTGGCAAAGGTATTGTGGATGTTGTGAAACGAAATGGCGTTGACTGGGTAAATTTGctcaatattattttctttcagtctgtgaCACTTGAAGGCATACTTCTTCTTCTGTACCTCAGGGCTTGGGTCCAAGTACTCAACTGCCACTCGGCCTTCAATAGAGCTTAATACATAACCCTGCTTGTTTGGAAATGCTCGTATGCAGCGAGTCTGGTACTTGAGGCTGGACTCCCGGCGCTGCTGCACGTAGCCCATGTTCCGTAAGTCCCACACCAACACTCTGCGGCCTGCGGTGCCCACAATCAGCCGGTCTCCAGACACTGAGAGGGTATACACCTTTTCAG
This region includes:
- the LOC115845181 gene encoding mitotic checkpoint protein BUB3-like — translated: MTGSNEFKLNQPPEDGISSVKFSPNTSQFLLVSSWDTSVRLYDVPANSMRLKYQHTGAVLDCAFYDPAHAWSGGLDHQLKMHDLNTDQENLVGTHDAPIRCVEYCPEVNVMVTGSWDQTVKLWDPRTPCNAGTFSQPEKVYTLSVSGDRLIVGTAGRRVLVWDLRNMGYVQQRRESSLKYQTRCIRAFPNKQGYVLSSIEGRVAVEYLDPSPEVQKKKYAFKCHRLKENNIEQIYPVNAISFHNIHNTFATGGSDGFVNIWDPFNKKRLCQFHRYPTSIASLAFSNDGTTLAIASSYMYEMDDTEHPEDGIFIRQVTDAETKPKST